The nucleotide sequence aatggaggaggaggattagGGATGGTGATTGAGTGTTCGTCGAGGCCGCAGAAGAAATCGACTGCGCATCACAGGAAGTCAAGGCCGAAGAAGACTCAGCCTTGGGACGTTAAGAGAAAGCCTACTGTTTatgctcctcttcctcctcttccggCGGAATGGACTCCTTTCACTCTTGCTTCCGATGACGGTGGTGCCGCCGCCGCTGCTTCTCCTGCAGGAGACTTAGTTCCAGGCGCTGCCTAGTTGGGTATGAGTTTATCTGCTGCTGGGATGGTTGTAATCTAGTTTGAGAGCTTTTGctgttgtttgtttctgttaATGTGTTTTCAGTTTTCTGATGTTTGTGTTGGCTTTGTGTGTTTGATTGATTAATGAATGGACCAAATTTGCGGTTTATAAAgcttcaacctttttttttgctctgtttttgggtttaaattCCTCAGCcttatctttaaaattattagaTTTATTGGTTTATCGATTGTGGAAATGTAGCTCTCGTCATGGTTATCTATGTTGCTATTCTtaatttgcattaaaaaaaggcttc is from Camelina sativa cultivar DH55 chromosome 20, Cs, whole genome shotgun sequence and encodes:
- the LOC104770100 gene encoding 50S ribosomal protein 6, chloroplastic-like produces the protein MFSNPKQEAHTHFFSLTCTKDKETMSVSAIFGTGIVTVAAASPVLRQFQVPKLGNGGGGLGMVIECSSRPQKKSTAHHRKSRPKKTQPWDVKRKPTVYAPLPPLPAEWTPFTLASDDGGAAAAASPAGDLVPGAA